ATTGTACTCCACGCGCCACCTAGTGGACAGCATATATAACATGTAACGTGCAAACAGTAAACTATCCAAAGGTTGCATCTCGTTATAACAATGATGTGGCTTAACGCTGAGGAAAATCACACATTCCTTCTcagtccctcctcccttcatctcatCCTGTCACGCAGTGTTGTGGggaagccctcctcctccacagtgacccacctcctcctccacagtgacccacctcctcctccacagtgacccacctcctcctccacagtgacccacctcctcctccacagtgacccacctcctcctccacagtgacCCACCTCCTCCTACACAGtgacccacctcctcctccacagtgacccatctcctcctccacagtgacccacctcctcctccacagtgacCCACCTCCTCCTACAGCAGTGAATGTATGAACCCCTCACAAAGCCTTCACCCTAATTTAGACAAGTCGTTTGATAGGTTTAAAACAGTCACCTGGTTTAAAAGATCCCTACTCCGTCCATTCCCCATGGCTCAGTTTGACCCCAGCACGCCTTCTTACCCCTCACTATTAACCCTCAACTGTTACTGTTATGCTAGTCTGACACCCTTTACCATCGGGCGTTCTTGAAATCCAATTAAATATTTTGTAATGCCACACATTAGGGTCCCATAAGTGTATTGACAGATTTAAACATACTGTGTCCTAGAAACATAAAAAGTGACGACTGGCACGTACAAATGTATCTCACTATTGCATCCTAAtgtagtgtttgtgttggtCAATGTTTTGTGTGGACATCCATCTCAGTTCCCTGTCTGTCATAGCACACTGTCTCCTATTCAGTGTAGGAGTCCTTCAGCCCCTTCAACTCACCAGCATTcattttatatataatatatcttTAATTTACAAAGCTATTATATCTGACTGATGGTATTATTTCTACATAACggtaaaaagtttttttttttatatttatattactGTGGAGTTCAGTTCTGAAGGTGGAGTCTTAGAGCCTCATCTTTCTGGAGATGATGATgactggggatgatgatgactgGGGATGATGATTGGGGATGATGattggggatgatgatgattgaggatgatgattagggatgatgatgactggggatgatgatgactgGAGATGATgactggggatgatgatgactgGGGATGATGAttggggatgatgatgactgGAGATGATgactggggatgatgatgactgGGGATGATgactggggatgatgatgactggggatgatgatgactggggatgatgatgactgGGGATGATgactggggatgatgatgactggggatgatgatgactggggatgatgatgactgGGGATGATgactggggatgatgatgatggcggATCTCCTGTGACATCACTAGAGGCCCCTCAACTAACCCTTGCAGAGCTGCTGTCTCTTGTCCAGTTATACGGCTAATAAGATTTCAGAAATATGTCATGTTTTAAGTTTTATGAAGGCTCATgggtgtatgtatatattttttttaacaatacaGCTATCATTTTCAGTAAcaatatgtatgtgttttttgcAGCCTTTGGCAGTGTATGACTGTTTTATTAGGGGAATTATATACTTTATTCCATAGATTTCTAGTAGCGGTTTAGATGTAAATGGCTTGAAGAGGAAGTTAGGTACCTGTATAGAACATGTTGACAAGAACATGACTGAAGCCTTTGGTTAGAGTAGAAGTGATTTACAGTAACTGGtaatgaaaacacaacaacgaGGAATGGAAACCAATTACCTTTTGCAATAGTTATTGTTAAAGCTTCAGTATTGTTTAATATATTCATTGATATCTCTGCTTACTTTTTCTAAAAAAGGTATATAGCTATGGTGTTTGTAAatattgtgtttgttgtgtttaaatgttttatcccTATCATGGATTTTAACACTAACAATTTAGGGAAATTTGCAAGGATGATTTGTCTTACCTTTTGATTAATTGGAAATTATAAATCGTCATTGGTAATGTGTGTTTCTCAAGTGTTGTCAAAGTCAGGTACTTGGTCTGATTTGCTTTACTTTATTACCATCAACAcgcataaaaacaatattaaatgtacagtatttacatgATCTTTTGCCACTTCACACGAGATGTCCAGACGATGTATCGCTCTCTTCATGAAGTTCATGTTTACTACTTTTCAGTGTCAACCAAACTTTCTTGTGAAATGAAGTGAAATACAATAAAGGTTATAAGGACCTCATCATCCAAAGTGTAATGGCATGTTTCACTTTTTGTCACAATCATGACAGGAAAAGACACCAGTCATTTACAACATGAGCTCTTCTTGTGCGTCATCGCTCTGATCATGCGTACGTCTCTCATATGAGGAGTCAGAATGCTTCTGGAAACATACAGTTCATTCCTATGCATGTCACTTAGTGTGTTTAAAATGTTGACTTGGATTGGAGGAGGGCTCTCTCTGCTGGAGAGAGAAGGCAATAGCATGAAAACAACAGACACAAGGCCAGAGGTGTAAAAAACAATTGTGACCTGCAGGTGGTCGTAGCTGATTCTGACAAAGGGATTCATTCCGTCAGTTGCATTTTTGACCAACCATGtcaccccacaacacacacatggacacaaactGCCAAAGTACCCCTGGCTTACAAATGAATCCAGTAAAACAGTACAGTACTAAAATCAATTAcaagacaagttacaactaTGCCATGCTCGCTCCCATACATACAGTAATCATTAGGTGATTTGGGTTTGATTTGAAAAGCATCATGGGACTTCCATGATAGAACTGGAAGCtcagagtgtctgctaaatgactcaatgtcaATGTAAATAAGTTTTTATAAAACAGATTTCATAAATAGATTCAGGAATGATCAAATCTGCACCGTGATGCAGTGACAGAGTGCATTGATACTGGGTGAATTGTGCACCTTGGTGTCTCTCCATTTGTACTCACTTCATGAGAGTTTCTGTGTCTGGCAACAGAGACCAAGGTGATTGGGATAAAACTGTGAGCTGAGTTACCATGGCATAAAACATGTGATTCTTGGCCCAAGCTGAGGAGAAGATTAGTCTAAACCAAGTGCTTTTATCAACTCCAAGCAGTATGAAATTTGATTTGTTAGCTGATACAGAAACTGACAGGATGTGTGGGACAGTCACACCAGCCGTCGCTCATCCAGCTCTTTATCAGAAAAGCACTTGCAGCACAGAGAAATTAAGCTGACGTTCAAGAGCTGAGTCTATGTCATGGAATGAAGGTCGATTTCTGAAGGACGGACCAGGATAGAGACTGTGGTATCATCGGAAATCTGTGCTTGATTGATCATGCCTGTCATGGCAGCCTTTAAACCCACCCACAGTCCAGGCTGACTGAAGAAAACTCTCAAAGTGCTGTATTTTCAATTAGTCAACTACTTTCTGACTTCAGTCCGctctgtgtaatgtgtgtgtgtgtgtgtgtgtgtgtgtgtgcgtgtgtggtgtgtggtgtgtggtgtgtttggggGGTATGGttggttagggctagggttatgTTTATGGTTGGCAGGGCCCAACAACAATGATCTCTACAGCCTCTTTCCATCCAGGTTCAATCTCTTCGTTTATCTTTAAGTAGTCACACGAACACATACGCAGAACTCCTTTTATCCTGGAGACTCCATGGCATGTCTGTCTGGATATGtgtccatcctcttcctcctctttctcctcccagccctctcACTGCTCTTTCGGTCACGCGTGGGCCTCCTTTTAGGGCTTGTGTTTAAAGTGGGCCTCCACTGAAACCCACAAAGTGAGACaggtggtcagatggctgagcggttagggagtcgggcaattaatcagaaggttgttggttcgattctcGGACGTGCAAAAATgacatgtccttgggcaaggcacttcaccctacttgcctcggggagaatgtcccatacttactgtaagttgctctggataagagcgtctactgaATGTAAGACACAAAAatcgaaacaaaacaaaaatacaacAGCTTACTAATCTAATACAATTTTTGAGTTCCCATTAAGTCAAGGTTAAAAGACACTCGAGTTATGCTTTGCTGTGGAGTTGTAGCGAGTGTGGTCTTACTTTTAGGATCCTGCTATTACCTGCATACTCCTGAGGCAGCATGGGTCTGTTGATCACAGTCTGAAAGGCAGCCATCCACTCTCTCTGATCCTCTTCGGTCGCACACGCAAACAGGAACTTCCTGTCAGGCGTTACTATGGTGATCCCAAACTGCCAGTGGTAGCCCTGTGTCGATGGGGGAAGGCCAGGGAGGACTGTGTAGCTGTTCTCTCTACTGCCTATGAACACCTCACCTCGGGCATAGGCATCCTaacagaggataggagaggaggagaggagaggagagacaatacTCAAGCTCTATATATAAATTCCCTAAATGTCCTCCTCTGCTCAACACACTTTGTCAAAACAGATTAGTCATTATCCATGAAAGAGAATACATTTTTTAGAAGGACAGGATGTTATAGAGTTATACCGCCACCTATTGGCAATGACCAATGAGAACTATCTTACCAAGGGGTCTTTGAAATACATGAGTCTCCTGTCGTCCATGGTGAACCACCTCTTCTTAAAGCCTTCCGTGTGCTGTTGGAGAGACGTGTAATGCCCGATTCATTTAGCAAGGAAATCATGACTTATGTATGTTCATTAATAAGGACCATTAACTGGGCCAGTACAAATACATTACTGTGTAACAAGCAAATCAAGCAAGTGGGCATGTATCAGGTTCTGTAAATGTACAGAGATGAAGCCATAATTGTGCCATGACAGGAAATAAGGACAGTGTTAGTATCCGTCTTGATAAAGATCATGGCTTCTCAGTCCTGTCACAAGGAAACACCAGAGCTGGTTCACCTTTGGACCAGTCTTCTCCATGTAGCCTTCTTTAATATACTTCCTTGTTAGCTTTGGCACCAACTAGACAAATAAGAGAACAAAGAGAGTGAACTGAACACGTGTtccaaatggagagagaggaagagagagacagagagaaagggtgtgtgaggtggagaaagagagacacagagacagagaacaagagtgaaaagagagagaaaaacttaCGTCAACATCGTGCGCCCCAGGGAAGGCCACCTGTAGGTAATGAAACCTGGCAGCTCTGATGGCGTTAAACCAGTCTACCATTTCCTTCAGAAAACAACAGGAAGTAACAGCATTGAAATTGCTGTATAATACTGCAACACTGATCTCTCTTATTTGATGTTATGGAAACTGCCTCTAGTAACCCCGGTCACTGGAAATGCAATCCAATGCTCTGTACTATCAACCCTTTATCCTGCAGTAGTTACACTGTGACTTGTAATGACCCCTGtatccagcagagagagacataatcCTGCCCCGCAATCCAGTTTACGGCCAGGCTAGCACATGGAGCGGTGTGATGGTGTGAtggtgtggtggtgtggtggtgggggcacACAgcgaaataaaaaaaacacacccatTGGCTTCCAACACTTAGCATACTCAGCTCTTAATCATCACAGGAAGTAAACGGATGTGACCGCAGCAGATGAGAGTGTACTCATGTCTTCAGTTACTTCACTGGCTCCCAGGGAAATGACATGTTCTAACATAACATGTCTCGTCAATACAGTTAAATTGACTGTGAACTAATTATTTTGGATTACAAATCATTCTCACGGTAGATATTGGATGtagaccaacaacaacaaaaaatataaataacatgtgggcgtggcctgtggacTCATCGTTGTCGTGACTACCTTGGGGTCCTCGTGGTAAATAAAGATGTTCCTGGTGCTGTTGTCCTTCAGGTAGGTGATCTGCAGCCCATGGGGGTTTGCCATCTTGGCTGGCTGGAAGTTGGCATTCAGAGTGTGGATCTTCATCACAGCCTTGGGCTCCCTAGcctggggagaaagggagaaggagagagagggaagggggtggaAGGTGCCATTCAATAGCATCACATTCAACTGGATTAACTTAAACTTGCATTTCTGTATGCAAAACCAGGGACCCTGCCTCGGcaaaagagaggagggacatgGAAGGAAATAACTTGGAGCTGTTGACTCAGACGAGTTGAGGAGGAAGgctagaagggagggagagagaggaaggaggaaaacCCAGGGAAATGATATTCATATCTcctgtctgttgtgtgtgtacagaaccTGGGTTCTGGTGACATTTGACGCTTGCACATTTTCATGAGATCATACACAGACAAGATGGCGCGAGAAAGAAACAaatgaagaggagaagagaaaagagagagaaagggaggaagagagagggagaagagaagaagggaatagagagggaggaggagagagggagagagagagaaagagagaaagagagagggagaagagagtgggggaatagagagggaggagagagggagaagaggaggaaaggtgcagaggagggagggagggagggagggagggagggagggagggagggagggagggagggagggagggagggagggagggagggagggagggagggagggaacactcACGTCATGCTTGTTGAAGTACTTCAGAGCGCCCTCCCGCTCCGACAGAATAAATTTTCGGCTAAGGAACTGTCCGTTGTCTCTACCCCGTTTCCATAGAAACCCCTCTCTGTACCCTACGAAAAGAGGAACCACAGGGGTCCCATtccagaggtggaggaaggaaaGAACAGAGGAGAAGGGGCAGAGAAAAGGATTGAGGGAGGACTCACACACAGCAAAGAGGATTACACAAAAAGAATATTCATAGAAAgcctgttgtgtgtttgtgtgtgcacatgtacatgtgtgtatgtgtgtgtgtgtgtgtgtgtgtgcataacgGGTGTTTGCGTCTTTGCGTTTAGCCACTATGAATAATTGACCCAGGATTGCCTCTGCAATCAAAGCTTTCCTTCCCCAGCCCAGCTGGGCCTAGCCCTGGCCGTCAGATCAATATGGAAACCAAACTCCAGACTGAAggccccccatcctctctcctccaatcagcacacacacaaacacacacacatcttttcttcttctccaatCCCCCCTTGTCCTTTCTCTGTACAAGAATGCAGTTCTCATGCAAACATCTCTTTACTTCTTTTAATAGCCAATAAGCTACCACAAACCACACACCATgtatgaacacacagacacacacacagacacacacacagacacacagacacacacacacacagagacacacagaggctcAGATTGTCCCTGGCTTTCCCCCTGGTCTTCACTGAGTCTGAGCCAACAAAAGCAGAGGTAGGAGCAGAAGTGCACTGTCACTGCcttgccagcacacacacacacacacacacacacacacacacacacacacacacatacataacattCTGTATttcaaaaaaaaatactttacaAAAACACTATATGGTGGGTGTGAGTACAAGACTACACTACAAGAAGCTGCTTATGAATCAAAGAAAGCTGAATAAAATGTCCTGCATGATACACATACCGGACCATTAAGACCACCACAACACTGTACCACAATATTGGACATGTTGAGCATAGGGCCAACTAAAACTGGTTCTAGACTAAGTTGGACCTATTTAATAACCGGATAGCATGTTTGTCTGGAATCCTTGACTGAAGGAATAACTGAACAATAGCATCCATTCttctccagagagagacagagacaggaacatTCTCCTGCTACCCCTGCTCTCAAAGTCACAAAGCACTattgagaagaaggagagagagagagagagagagagagagagagagagagagagagagagagagagagacagagacagagacagagactgtgaCTGATTGCAGTTCAGCCAGAGCTGAAGCAGCAGCACAACACCTGCAGAGAGCAGAATGTTGGCTGACCTGGGGTCAGATCCCCAGCAGCACTCAGTCAGCTGAGGCCAGGCTGGCACTACTCGCCTAACACAGTGGGCACAGAGGGCATAGACCAAGAACACAGAGACAGGTGACTGGGAGGCAGCTGGTACAgcaagggggggtggggggttggtgggggggtcacacacacacacacacatccatctagGCACAGAGTCCTtccccacacacaagcacacacaagcttCACCACATCTCAGTAGCTCCAGTTCACTCCTGACTGGTTTCTTAGTCTGGTGTTCCCTGAGCTCAGATGCATAGCCACATCATTAACCACAGTACAGTAgacaggtgtgtatgtatgtgtgtgtgtgtgtctgtctgtctgtgtgtgtgtgtgtttgagctggGGCTGTAACAATGAACAGgcaagagcagaggagagcagagatgggaggaggggtgatTTATGATATATTGGTTGGGTCTGATTGGCACTAACACTCTTTGGCTCGAACGATACTTCACAGGGTAATTAGACAGAGGAAATCCATCACTGTGACATGGACCTTCACTAAACACACAGCGTATATTCGTCAGGGATACGAGTGATCATCACTACTTCCCATGAAGAAgaagaggcgggggggggggtaaagaagTGAACAAAAGAGACACTGAGGAACCTTACGGAAACTACACACTACACTTCAACTCGCAGTAAGGAATTTATTAATATAACAATTAAACTGACTGCCCAGTAACTAGCCTGAGTAACTAGCTACCTGACTACTGACTGGCGGGCAGATTCGGTAACCTATCACACACTGGCTGGGCTCTCTCTTCCACCGTTAACGTTAAAGCAGACAGGCGCCCACAGCCCACTTTCACCCTCCGGGGAACGCAGGTGTGGCAGCCTCTCTCTGATACCATCACTGACCACATGATAACGAGAAGatggcaagagagagaaaaccagactgCTTTGTCATGATGCTCGGCAATCCagcagtgcccagtctgacagCGAGAGCTGAAGATGAATATAGCAGGAGAACTATCTCAAAGATTCCCGGATATCTGTGAGGTAGATATAATGGATGGCACCACCTCTTTCTTTACAT
Above is a window of Hypomesus transpacificus isolate Combined female chromosome 17, fHypTra1, whole genome shotgun sequence DNA encoding:
- the LOC124479007 gene encoding arf-GAP with dual PH domain-containing protein 1-like: MSSEQDKNKCLLKELLGRSGNGSCADCGAADTEWASYTLGVFVCQSCAGLHGNIPNISSVKSVLQDSWSNTEVEFMASTGNDAAKAKYEQKVPAFYYRPTHSDCQLLREQWIRARYDRNEFVCVERQEPYSAGYREGFLWKRGRDNGQFLSRKFILSEREGALKYFNKHDAREPKAVMKIHTLNANFQPAKMANPHGLQITYLKDNSTRNIFIYHEDPKEMVDWFNAIRAARFHYLQVAFPGAHDVDLVPKLTRKYIKEGYMEKTGPKHTEGFKKRWFTMDDRRLMYFKDPLDAYARGEVFIGSRENSYTVLPGLPPSTQGYHWQFGITIVTPDRKFLFACATEEDQREWMAAFQTVINRPMLPQEYAVEAHFKHKP